From a region of the Mauremys mutica isolate MM-2020 ecotype Southern chromosome 12, ASM2049712v1, whole genome shotgun sequence genome:
- the LOC123346056 gene encoding zinc finger protein 484-like isoform X1: MQENYEMVTSLGFPLAKPELIARLEQGEEPWVPDLQACEEKRLPRCTHTAGAERGNENEEEENHKEVPGEVQPQATFVGGAEGKCFSPKSAQKSLNKRHTGERPHKCLDCGKSFMQRSYLVKHQAIHTGERPHKCLDCGKSFIRRSTLVRHQAIHTGERPHKCLDCGKSFKRRSEFVYHQAIHTGVGLHMCLDCGKSFIRRSQLVRHQAIHTGERPHKCVDCEKSFRRRSTLVQHQAIHTGERPHKCLDCGKSFTRRSEFVYHQAIHTGVGPHKCVDCEKSFRRRSTLVQHQAIHTGEKPHMCLDCGKSFIRRSQLVRHQAIHTGERPHKCLDCGKSFIRRSDLVCHQSGHTGERPHKCVDCEKSFIRRSDLVRHQAIHTGERPHKCVDCGKSFIRRSELVYHQAIHTGERPHRCSDCGKSFIRRSELVYHQAIHTGERLHKCLDCGKSFKRRSHLIQHQAVHTGERPPQVLAL; the protein is encoded by the exons atgcaggagaactatgagatggtgacctcgctgg GATTTCCCCTTGCCAAACCTGAGCTTATCGCCCGCCTGGagcaaggggaagagccgtgggtgcccgatCTCCAGGCCTGCGAGGAAAAAAGGCTTCCAAGATGCACCCatacag caggtgctgagcgagggaatgagaatgaggaggaggagaatcatAAGGAAGTTCCTGGAGAAGTGCAACCCCAGGCAACCTTTGTGGGAGGAGCTGAAGGGAAATGTTTCAGTCCAAAGTCAGCACAAAAGTCACTTAATAAAAGAcatacaggagagagaccccataagtgcttggactgtgggaaaagtttcatgcaAAGGTCataccttgttaaacatcaggcaatccacacaggagagagaccccacaagtgcttggactgtgggaagagTTTCATAAGAAGGTCAACCCTTGttcgacatcaggcaatccacacaggagagagaccccataagtgcttggactgtgggaaaagtttcaaacgAAGGTCAGAATTTgtttatcatcaggcaatccacacaggagtggGACTCCATatgtgcttggactgtgggaaaagtttcatacggaggtcacAGCTTGttcgacatcaggcaatccacacaggagagagaccccacaagtgcgtgGACTGTGAGAAAAGTTTCAGAAGAAGGTCAAcccttgttcaacatcaggcaatccacacaggagagagaccccataagtgcttggactgtgggaaaagtttcacacgaAGGTCAGAATTTgtttatcatcaggcaatccacacaggagtggGACCCCACAAGTGCGTGGACTGTGAGAAAAGTTTCAGAAGAAGGTCAAcccttgttcaacatcaggcaatccacacaggagagaaaccccatatgtgcttggactgtgggaaaagtttcatacggaggtcacAGCTTGttcgacatcaggcaatccacacaggagagagaccccacaagtgcttggactgtgggaaaagtttcatacgaaggtcagaccttgtttgtcatcagtcaggccacacaggagagagaccccacaagtgcgtggactgtgagaaaagtttcataagaaggtcagaccttgttcgacatcaggcaatccacacaggagagagaccccacaagtgcgtggactgtgggaaaagtttcatacggaggtcagaacttgtttatcatcaggcaatccacacaggagagagacctcacaggtgttcagactgtgggaaaagtttcatacggaggtcagaacttgtttatcatcaggcaatccacacaggagagagactccacaagtgcttggactgtgggaaaagtttcaaacgGAGGTCACACCTTATTcaacatcaggcagtccacacaggagagagacccccacAGGTGCTTGCTCTGTAG
- the LOC123346056 gene encoding zinc finger protein 484-like isoform X2 codes for MQENYEMVTSLGFPLAKPELIARLEQGEEPWVPDLQACEEKRLPRCTHTGAERGNENEEEENHKEVPGEVQPQATFVGGAEGKCFSPKSAQKSLNKRHTGERPHKCLDCGKSFMQRSYLVKHQAIHTGERPHKCLDCGKSFIRRSTLVRHQAIHTGERPHKCLDCGKSFKRRSEFVYHQAIHTGVGLHMCLDCGKSFIRRSQLVRHQAIHTGERPHKCVDCEKSFRRRSTLVQHQAIHTGERPHKCLDCGKSFTRRSEFVYHQAIHTGVGPHKCVDCEKSFRRRSTLVQHQAIHTGEKPHMCLDCGKSFIRRSQLVRHQAIHTGERPHKCLDCGKSFIRRSDLVCHQSGHTGERPHKCVDCEKSFIRRSDLVRHQAIHTGERPHKCVDCGKSFIRRSELVYHQAIHTGERPHRCSDCGKSFIRRSELVYHQAIHTGERLHKCLDCGKSFKRRSHLIQHQAVHTGERPPQVLAL; via the exons atgcaggagaactatgagatggtgacctcgctgg GATTTCCCCTTGCCAAACCTGAGCTTATCGCCCGCCTGGagcaaggggaagagccgtgggtgcccgatCTCCAGGCCTGCGAGGAAAAAAGGCTTCCAAGATGCACCCatacag gtgctgagcgagggaatgagaatgaggaggaggagaatcatAAGGAAGTTCCTGGAGAAGTGCAACCCCAGGCAACCTTTGTGGGAGGAGCTGAAGGGAAATGTTTCAGTCCAAAGTCAGCACAAAAGTCACTTAATAAAAGAcatacaggagagagaccccataagtgcttggactgtgggaaaagtttcatgcaAAGGTCataccttgttaaacatcaggcaatccacacaggagagagaccccacaagtgcttggactgtgggaagagTTTCATAAGAAGGTCAACCCTTGttcgacatcaggcaatccacacaggagagagaccccataagtgcttggactgtgggaaaagtttcaaacgAAGGTCAGAATTTgtttatcatcaggcaatccacacaggagtggGACTCCATatgtgcttggactgtgggaaaagtttcatacggaggtcacAGCTTGttcgacatcaggcaatccacacaggagagagaccccacaagtgcgtgGACTGTGAGAAAAGTTTCAGAAGAAGGTCAAcccttgttcaacatcaggcaatccacacaggagagagaccccataagtgcttggactgtgggaaaagtttcacacgaAGGTCAGAATTTgtttatcatcaggcaatccacacaggagtggGACCCCACAAGTGCGTGGACTGTGAGAAAAGTTTCAGAAGAAGGTCAAcccttgttcaacatcaggcaatccacacaggagagaaaccccatatgtgcttggactgtgggaaaagtttcatacggaggtcacAGCTTGttcgacatcaggcaatccacacaggagagagaccccacaagtgcttggactgtgggaaaagtttcatacgaaggtcagaccttgtttgtcatcagtcaggccacacaggagagagaccccacaagtgcgtggactgtgagaaaagtttcataagaaggtcagaccttgttcgacatcaggcaatccacacaggagagagaccccacaagtgcgtggactgtgggaaaagtttcatacggaggtcagaacttgtttatcatcaggcaatccacacaggagagagacctcacaggtgttcagactgtgggaaaagtttcatacggaggtcagaacttgtttatcatcaggcaatccacacaggagagagactccacaagtgcttggactgtgggaaaagtttcaaacgGAGGTCACACCTTATTcaacatcaggcagtccacacaggagagagacccccacAGGTGCTTGCTCTGTAG